The proteins below come from a single Ailuropoda melanoleuca isolate Jingjing chromosome 1, ASM200744v2, whole genome shotgun sequence genomic window:
- the TAC1 gene encoding protachykinin-1 isoform X1, with the protein MKILVALAVFFLVSTQLLAEEIGANDDLNYWSDWSDSDQIKEELPEPFEHLLQRIARRPKPQQFFGLMGKRDADSSIEKQVALLKALYGHGQISHKRHKTDSFVGLMGKRALNSVAYERSAMQNYERRRK; encoded by the exons ATGAAAATCCTCGTGGCTTTGGCCGTCTTTTTTCTCGTCTCCACTCAACTGCTCGCAGAAGAAATCGGAGCCAACGATGATCTGAATTATTGGTCCGACTGGTCCGACAGCGACCAGATTAAG GAGGAGCTGCCCGAGCCCTTTGAGCATCTTCTGCAGAGGATCGCCCGGAGACCCAAGCCTCAGCAATTCTTCGGATTAATGGGCAAACGGGATGCTG ATTCCTCAATTGAAAAACAAGTGGCCCTGTTAAAGGCTCTTTATG gacaTGGCCAGATCTCTCATAAAA ggCATAAAACAGATTCCTTTGTTGGACTAATGGGCAAAAGAGCTTTAAATTCTG TGGCTTATGAAAGGAGCGCGATGCAGAATTACGAACGAAGACGCAAATAA
- the TAC1 gene encoding protachykinin-1 isoform X3 encodes MKILVALAVFFLVSTQLLAEEIGANDDLNYWSDWSDSDQIKEELPEPFEHLLQRIARRPKPQQFFGLMGKRDADSSIEKQVALLKALYGHGQISHKMAYERSAMQNYERRRK; translated from the exons ATGAAAATCCTCGTGGCTTTGGCCGTCTTTTTTCTCGTCTCCACTCAACTGCTCGCAGAAGAAATCGGAGCCAACGATGATCTGAATTATTGGTCCGACTGGTCCGACAGCGACCAGATTAAG GAGGAGCTGCCCGAGCCCTTTGAGCATCTTCTGCAGAGGATCGCCCGGAGACCCAAGCCTCAGCAATTCTTCGGATTAATGGGCAAACGGGATGCTG ATTCCTCAATTGAAAAACAAGTGGCCCTGTTAAAGGCTCTTTATG gacaTGGCCAGATCTCTCATAAAA TGGCTTATGAAAGGAGCGCGATGCAGAATTACGAACGAAGACGCAAATAA
- the TAC1 gene encoding protachykinin-1 isoform X2, with protein sequence MKILVALAVFFLVSTQLLAEEIGANDDLNYWSDWSDSDQIKEELPEPFEHLLQRIARRPKPQQFFGLMGKRDAGHGQISHKRHKTDSFVGLMGKRALNSVAYERSAMQNYERRRK encoded by the exons ATGAAAATCCTCGTGGCTTTGGCCGTCTTTTTTCTCGTCTCCACTCAACTGCTCGCAGAAGAAATCGGAGCCAACGATGATCTGAATTATTGGTCCGACTGGTCCGACAGCGACCAGATTAAG GAGGAGCTGCCCGAGCCCTTTGAGCATCTTCTGCAGAGGATCGCCCGGAGACCCAAGCCTCAGCAATTCTTCGGATTAATGGGCAAACGGGATGCTG gacaTGGCCAGATCTCTCATAAAA ggCATAAAACAGATTCCTTTGTTGGACTAATGGGCAAAAGAGCTTTAAATTCTG TGGCTTATGAAAGGAGCGCGATGCAGAATTACGAACGAAGACGCAAATAA
- the TAC1 gene encoding protachykinin-1 isoform X4 produces the protein MKILVALAVFFLVSTQLLAEEIGANDDLNYWSDWSDSDQIKEELPEPFEHLLQRIARRPKPQQFFGLMGKRDAGHGQISHKMAYERSAMQNYERRRK, from the exons ATGAAAATCCTCGTGGCTTTGGCCGTCTTTTTTCTCGTCTCCACTCAACTGCTCGCAGAAGAAATCGGAGCCAACGATGATCTGAATTATTGGTCCGACTGGTCCGACAGCGACCAGATTAAG GAGGAGCTGCCCGAGCCCTTTGAGCATCTTCTGCAGAGGATCGCCCGGAGACCCAAGCCTCAGCAATTCTTCGGATTAATGGGCAAACGGGATGCTG gacaTGGCCAGATCTCTCATAAAA TGGCTTATGAAAGGAGCGCGATGCAGAATTACGAACGAAGACGCAAATAA